Proteins co-encoded in one Dehalococcoidia bacterium genomic window:
- the mptB gene encoding polyprenol phosphomannose-dependent alpha 1,6 mannosyltransferase MptB, which yields MTSVPPEPPLRAALAPQQSPARENGKPPGGSARLRRRLRELQGDDTGEQIAALLVAGVAAELFFVILAIRFWLTKFFPFAPGSGAISVGFPQMMSGDWTADARWLSLVLAAPFGAFVVALWYARAARSRLAAAIVFGFALIFGLTLLGCYPITAADLFHYLADARTLWVYHANPMQTPPQAHPFVIGISWQQQPSPYGPFWQLLALLPVVFTGDHYVAGVIGFKLLGLLSYLACGALIYLTVRRAWPGRELLAALVFLWNPFVVFRVVGNGHNDATMMAFALAGLYLIVRRHWRAALPLLALSVCIKYSTALILPPVLVYAWFASDAAGRRRLLQGAGLALLLSLAIFAPFWQGADTFKTFIQNTNLVITSVPQIVTVLIHPQAPPTAPDAGVKLAGYLLFGLAYLTVLYALFRRPSFERLVAGCAIVFIAYLTLSTWWFRPWYFLWILALAALLPSFWWTALALAACFGATFFDLIEQYRTNWTWIWESNFRSYAAPVVSVFVPLLLVLLIGMVWTRDWAMLKRGWSRPIRRSRLTPQRRTL from the coding sequence ATGACCAGCGTGCCTCCTGAACCGCCGCTGCGCGCGGCGCTTGCACCGCAGCAGAGCCCCGCCAGAGAGAACGGCAAGCCGCCCGGCGGCTCGGCGCGGCTGAGGCGGCGACTGCGCGAGCTGCAGGGCGACGACACCGGCGAGCAGATCGCCGCGCTGCTCGTGGCCGGCGTGGCGGCCGAGCTGTTCTTCGTCATCCTCGCGATCCGCTTCTGGTTGACGAAGTTCTTTCCCTTCGCGCCGGGAAGCGGCGCCATCTCCGTGGGCTTTCCGCAGATGATGAGCGGCGACTGGACGGCCGATGCCCGCTGGCTGTCGCTGGTGCTGGCGGCGCCGTTCGGCGCGTTCGTGGTGGCGCTCTGGTACGCGCGGGCGGCGCGATCGCGCCTTGCCGCCGCGATCGTCTTCGGCTTCGCACTCATCTTCGGCCTCACGCTGCTCGGTTGCTATCCGATCACCGCGGCGGACCTCTTTCACTACCTGGCGGACGCGCGCACCCTCTGGGTCTACCACGCGAATCCGATGCAGACGCCGCCGCAGGCCCATCCTTTCGTGATCGGCATCAGCTGGCAGCAGCAGCCCTCGCCCTACGGACCGTTCTGGCAGCTGCTGGCGTTGCTGCCGGTCGTCTTCACCGGCGACCACTACGTAGCGGGTGTGATCGGCTTCAAGCTGCTCGGTCTCCTGTCGTACCTCGCCTGCGGCGCGCTGATCTATCTCACGGTGCGCCGCGCCTGGCCCGGCCGCGAGCTGCTGGCGGCGCTGGTCTTCCTCTGGAACCCATTCGTCGTCTTCCGCGTCGTCGGCAACGGCCACAACGACGCGACGATGATGGCCTTCGCGCTGGCGGGGCTCTACCTCATCGTGCGGCGTCATTGGCGCGCGGCGCTGCCGTTGCTGGCGCTTTCGGTCTGCATCAAGTACTCGACGGCGCTGATCCTGCCGCCGGTGTTGGTGTACGCGTGGTTCGCCTCGGATGCCGCCGGGCGGCGACGGTTGCTGCAGGGCGCGGGGCTGGCGCTGCTGCTCTCGCTGGCGATCTTCGCGCCGTTCTGGCAGGGCGCAGATACCTTCAAGACCTTCATCCAGAACACGAACCTGGTGATCACCTCCGTGCCGCAGATCGTGACGGTGCTGATCCATCCGCAGGCGCCGCCGACCGCCCCGGACGCCGGCGTGAAGCTCGCGGGCTACCTGCTCTTCGGGCTGGCCTACCTCACGGTGCTGTACGCGCTGTTCCGCCGGCCGTCGTTTGAACGGTTGGTCGCCGGCTGCGCGATCGTGTTCATCGCCTATCTGACACTCTCGACCTGGTGGTTCCGGCCGTGGTACTTCCTCTGGATCCTCGCGCTGGCGGCACTGCTGCCCTCGTTCTGGTGGACGGCGCTGGCCCTGGCGGCGTGCTTCGGCGCCACCTTCTTCGACCTCATTGAACAGTACCGCACCAACTGGACCTGGATCTGGGAGAGCAACTTTCGCTCCTACGCTGCGCCGGTCGTCTCCGTCTTCGTACCGCTGCTGCTGGTGCTGCTGATCGGCATGGTCTGGACGCGCGACTGGGCGATGCTCAAGCGCGGCTGGTCCAGACCCATTCGGCGCTCGCGCTTGACGCCGCAGCGGCGCACGCTATGA
- a CDS encoding FAD-dependent oxidoreductase: protein MAGAPAFPNYMQMPRRVPLRVWLVVRYLAVLLCLALCVLLVTRPRDGLTIFWGVAIPLLPITFFVAPGLWRNSCPLAAMNQAPRLLRITRGLTPPDWLRRYAFAIAMVQFLVLVSLRKVWFNSNGTALALLILYAMIAPFIGGLIFKGKSGWCSSICPLLPPQRVYGQTPIVLLPNAHCQPCVGCTKNCYDFNPRVAHLADMGDADAHWSGLRKLFFGLFPGMVLAFYRVPTPPAISDAQMYGRFLLYMGVSAGLFFALEALLRVSAVKLTTLFAAAALGIYYYYNVPALFGRLHDATGLTAGDAVIWTVRGAVFALAAWWVVRTYLQERAFAAQAAPAPAAAGPVRIGAGAIGALERSSRGGEPEVRFVPEDRSFVAERGRTILDAAEACGLRIEAGCRMGMCGADPVSIVAGMENLSDVTGDERATLERLGLAENTRMACCARVQGAVTVSLKPERPQTLSSSVIAGFNFDRSIEKVVVIGNGIAGITAADHIRRRHPLCAIDVIARERHLLYNRMGIERLIYGRSAMQGLFLLDEGWYEQYQITCWLNTRAAHIDTQQRIVALSTGETLPYDRLVLATGSSSTIPPIDGFGLPGSYVLREADDAMAVRGFAQDYDCRRAVVAGGGLLGLEAAYALRKLGLRVSVLERSAGLLRRQLDPRGSGFLREYLEGLGLEILTEAETAEVAGNGRVNEVRLKDGRSVSCDLFVVAAGITPNTQLAAEAGLAVNRGIVVNARMQTSVPEIYAAGDVAEFEGQINGLWPTAVAQAEVAAVNAAGGDKVFTDTASVTMLKVAGIDLSSIGRTTREHPGELAIVDVIEEGGVHRYRRVVIAENRIVGAILLGFPQDAPHVTAAVRQRVDVSSCMPALRAGEWDALAALVKA from the coding sequence ATGGCCGGGGCCCCCGCCTTCCCGAACTACATGCAGATGCCGCGGCGCGTGCCGTTGCGCGTCTGGCTCGTGGTGCGCTACCTTGCCGTGCTGCTCTGCCTGGCGCTGTGTGTGCTGCTGGTGACGCGGCCGCGCGACGGTCTCACGATCTTCTGGGGCGTGGCGATTCCGCTGCTGCCGATCACGTTCTTCGTGGCGCCGGGGCTCTGGCGCAACAGTTGTCCGCTCGCGGCGATGAACCAGGCGCCGCGCCTGCTGCGCATTACGCGCGGGCTCACCCCGCCGGACTGGCTGCGACGCTACGCCTTCGCGATCGCCATGGTGCAGTTTCTTGTGCTCGTCTCGCTGCGCAAGGTGTGGTTCAACAGCAACGGCACGGCGCTGGCGCTGCTGATTCTCTACGCCATGATCGCGCCCTTCATCGGCGGGCTGATCTTCAAGGGCAAAAGCGGCTGGTGCAGCAGCATCTGCCCGCTGCTGCCGCCGCAGCGTGTCTACGGCCAGACGCCGATCGTGCTGCTGCCGAACGCGCACTGCCAGCCCTGCGTGGGCTGCACGAAGAACTGCTACGACTTCAACCCCCGCGTCGCCCATCTGGCGGACATGGGCGACGCCGACGCCCACTGGAGCGGCCTGCGCAAGCTGTTCTTCGGCCTCTTCCCCGGCATGGTGCTGGCGTTCTACCGGGTGCCGACGCCGCCGGCGATCTCCGACGCGCAGATGTACGGGCGCTTTCTGCTCTACATGGGCGTAAGCGCGGGGCTCTTCTTCGCGCTGGAGGCGCTGCTGCGCGTCTCCGCGGTGAAGCTGACGACGCTGTTCGCCGCCGCGGCGCTCGGTATCTACTACTACTACAACGTGCCGGCGTTGTTTGGGCGGCTGCATGATGCCACCGGGCTGACGGCAGGCGACGCCGTGATCTGGACGGTGCGCGGCGCCGTGTTCGCCCTTGCCGCCTGGTGGGTGGTGCGCACGTATCTGCAAGAGCGGGCGTTTGCGGCGCAGGCCGCGCCGGCGCCTGCGGCGGCCGGTCCCGTGCGCATCGGCGCCGGCGCGATCGGCGCCCTGGAGCGCAGCAGCCGTGGCGGAGAGCCGGAGGTGCGCTTCGTGCCGGAAGACCGCAGCTTCGTCGCTGAGCGTGGGCGGACCATCCTCGACGCGGCCGAGGCATGCGGACTGCGCATCGAGGCCGGCTGCCGCATGGGCATGTGCGGCGCCGATCCGGTGTCGATCGTCGCGGGCATGGAGAACCTCTCGGACGTGACCGGCGATGAGCGCGCCACGCTGGAGCGACTGGGGCTGGCCGAGAACACGCGCATGGCCTGCTGCGCCCGCGTGCAGGGCGCGGTCACCGTCTCGCTCAAGCCCGAGCGGCCACAGACGCTAAGCTCCAGCGTGATCGCCGGCTTCAACTTCGATCGCAGCATTGAGAAGGTCGTGGTGATCGGCAACGGCATCGCCGGGATCACCGCCGCCGATCACATCCGCCGCCGTCATCCGCTCTGCGCGATCGACGTGATCGCGCGCGAGCGCCACCTGCTCTACAACCGCATGGGTATCGAGCGGTTGATCTACGGCCGCTCCGCCATGCAGGGACTCTTCCTGCTGGACGAAGGGTGGTACGAGCAATACCAGATCACGTGCTGGCTCAATACGCGCGCCGCGCATATCGATACGCAGCAACGCATCGTCGCGCTCAGCACCGGGGAGACGCTTCCCTACGACCGGCTGGTTCTGGCGACGGGCAGCAGCAGCACGATCCCGCCGATCGACGGCTTTGGCCTGCCCGGAAGCTACGTCCTGCGCGAGGCGGACGACGCGATGGCCGTGCGAGGCTTCGCGCAGGACTATGACTGCCGACGCGCGGTGGTGGCCGGCGGCGGCCTGCTTGGGCTGGAGGCGGCCTACGCCCTGCGCAAGCTCGGCCTGCGCGTGAGCGTGCTCGAACGCTCGGCCGGCTTGCTGCGCCGGCAGCTCGATCCACGGGGCAGCGGCTTCCTGCGTGAATACCTGGAGGGCCTTGGCCTGGAGATTCTCACCGAAGCGGAGACGGCTGAGGTGGCAGGAAATGGCCGCGTGAACGAGGTGCGGCTGAAGGATGGGCGCAGCGTATCCTGCGATCTTTTCGTCGTGGCCGCCGGCATCACGCCAAACACGCAGCTTGCCGCCGAGGCCGGACTCGCCGTGAACCGCGGCATCGTCGTCAACGCGCGCATGCAGACGAGCGTGCCGGAGATCTACGCCGCCGGCGACGTGGCCGAGTTCGAGGGGCAGATCAACGGTCTCTGGCCGACGGCGGTGGCACAGGCAGAGGTCGCGGCGGTCAACGCGGCCGGCGGCGACAAGGTGTTTACGGACACCGCCTCGGTGACGATGCTCAAGGTCGCCGGCATCGACCTGAGCTCGATCGGCCGCACCACGCGCGAGCATCCGGGCGAGCTGGCGATCGTGGACGTCATCGAGGAGGGCGGCGTGCATCGCTACCGCCGCGTCGTGATCGCGGAGAATCGCATCGTCGGCGCGATCTTGTTGGGCTTTCCGCAGGACGCGCCGCACGTTACGGCGGCGGTGCGCCAGCGGGTCGATGTCAGCAGCTGCATGCCCGCGCTGCGCGCGGGCGAATGGGATGCGCTTGCCGCACTGGTCAAGGCCTGA
- a CDS encoding cyclic nucleotide-binding domain-containing protein, whose product MTQFDRYFALDDEAPAASGPVPHALLFLPDWSEDDWARLLAHTERRRFRAGEYLIRAGERGRAIMIIAAGSLDVLLPGAEPRSSPSGDVEPGDVIGEVGFFDGSPRSASVRARTDGEARVLSIEAFEVFSAYEPALARELLLDLGRILAARLRAAEAGQRA is encoded by the coding sequence ATGACGCAGTTCGATCGTTACTTCGCGCTGGACGACGAGGCGCCGGCGGCGTCTGGGCCCGTCCCGCATGCGCTGCTGTTCCTGCCCGACTGGAGCGAGGACGATTGGGCGCGGTTGCTCGCGCATACCGAGCGGCGGCGCTTCCGCGCGGGCGAATACCTGATCCGCGCCGGCGAGCGTGGGCGCGCGATCATGATCATCGCCGCGGGCAGCCTCGACGTCTTGTTGCCCGGCGCCGAGCCGCGGTCGTCTCCCTCCGGCGACGTCGAGCCCGGGGACGTGATCGGCGAGGTGGGCTTCTTCGACGGCAGCCCGCGCTCCGCGAGCGTGCGTGCGCGAACCGACGGCGAGGCGCGGGTGCTTTCGATCGAAGCATTCGAAGTGTTTTCAGCGTACGAGCCGGCGCTGGCACGCGAGCTGTTGCTGGACCTGGGCCGCATTCTCGCGGCGCGGCTGCGCGCCGCCGAAGCCGGCCAGCGCGCCTGA